In Plasmodium brasilianum strain Bolivian I chromosome Unknown PB_00_05, whole genome shotgun sequence, a single window of DNA contains:
- a CDS encoding fam-l protein, which yields MEQNFKTFLFVKIYVFVLLIWICLLNNDMMIFNNPVDVNCMFNIKIDRRNYRLLTKYKHDKNSIITRLNEDIPYNKLNKENDISNNEKWETGKKELSSGCFSRNMGVDKKAMTITDKTYKKIISKKYGLRLAIPVLLFLSLFIVFIVDFSLGFNTNVAWEGSFFGLWSHLKELTNDTDGWLSKVLEWLRDNTSGLWQHYGTTKDTSSTLCKLCKEATGTSVKISKQCILGQLFGYIFYFVPFIILGVTFISWIIYYHKKVKKYQKIKLRKR from the exons ATGGAACAAAACTTTAAGACTTtcttatttgttaaaatttatgtgtttgttcttttaatttGGATATGTCTTCTTAACAATGACATg ATGATATTTAACAACCCCGTGGATGTGAATTGCatgtttaatataaaaatagatagaagaaattatcgattactaacaaaatataaacatgaTAAGAACTCAATTATTACGAGGTTAAACGAAGATATaccatataataaattaaataaagaaaatgatatatctaataatgaaaagtGGGAGACAGGAAAGAAGGAATTATCAAGTGGATGTTTTTCAAGGAATATGGGTGTCGATAAAAAAgctat gACAATTACTGATAAAacgtacaaaaaaataatcagtaaaaaatatggttTACGACTAGCTATACCTGTATTATTGTTCTTGagtttatttattgtatttatagTAGATTTCTCATTAGGGTTTAATACTAATGTTGCATGGGAAGGAAGTTTTTTCGGACTGTGGTCTCATTTAAAAGAGTTGACTAATGATACGGATGGATGGTTATCAAAAGTATTAGAGTGGTTGAGAGATAATACATCAGGGTTGTGGCAGCACTATGGTACAACAAAGGATACATCTTCTACTCTATGTAAGTTGTGCAAAGAAGCAACAGGAACTAGTGTTAAGATCAGTAAACAATGCATATTAGGACAGTTATTTGgatatatattctatttcGTACCGTTCATTATATTAGGCGTCACATTTATATCATGGATTATttattaccataaaaaagttaaaaaatatcaaaaaattaaattaaggaaaagataa
- a CDS encoding fam-m protein, which translates to MEKNIKLHIIKIAMFLLTWICHFNNDLSTFSKSLDENCCISRRLGTTTYASPAKYEMNKNSNNICLEENIRNNEMSEKKGISYNKIGTKRKSTLPNRNLLNKAQYYAEVVDYNNAMFDGKHLHFEKKWIKKKDYDDFIDKNRKICDIYLKKLKFRNYGFGVSLFFLFFLLGIIIPVLPVFKPLINAWNTIDEQHSLYFLTEITKWLDVEKKPYIYIILFGVLMVMLSVMLIIALYKILRNNEKFEKIKLMTRLVD; encoded by the exons atggaaaaaaatataaaattgcatattattaaaattgctATGTTCCTCTTAACTTGGATATGCCATTTTAACAATGATCTG AGTACGTTTAGTAAATCCCTCGATGAGAATTGCTGTATTAGTAGAAGATTAGGTACAACAACTTACGCATCACCAGCCAAATatgaaatgaataaaaattcaaataatatttgtttagaagaaaatattcgaaataatgaaatgagcgaaaaaaaaggtatatcttataataaaataggaaCCAAAAGAAAAAGCACACTACCAAAcagaaatttattaaataaggcACAATACTACGCAGAAGTTgtagattataataatgcaatgtttgatggaaaacatttacattttgaaaaaaaatggattaaaaaaaaagattatgatGATTTTATTGacaaaaataggaaaatttgtgatatatatttaaaaaaattaaaatttagaaattatGGATTTGGAgtttctctattttttctttttttcttgttgGGAATTATAATTCCCGTATTACCAGTATTTAAACCTTTGATAAATGCATGGAACACTATTGATGAACAACATTCATTGTATTTTTTGACAGAAATTACGAAATGGTTAGATGTGGAAAAGAAAccttacatttatataatactttttgGTGTACTTATGGTTATGTTATCTGTTATGCTTATAATAGCGCTTTATAAGATCTTAagaaataacgaaaaatttgaaaaaattaagttaatgACGAGGTTAGTTGACtaa
- a CDS encoding STP1 protein: MEKCFNSYPVVQGTTAINLYFQQGFKQVGATIISQASSLKSENKKEKFREKCKNLADYLINSKDPYRRYQEYIWKGALRTWYSKYFTGITQYGGCFMIFNNEEKELLELFYDADDFCEKKEQYMQILSKYKENNSSIYDCNGDQKCINKFTEYNVWIKGREDHFNNKKSLLHSKCKNKIALSQYPTKNYPENSIPQNQTLSLVENSPSVQHSPTEISPQQGASEHSVNQDKTKENVVEESSEFESSEQITDSNSLHTQQEDSILPSSIPKDSGAFSNPEIISPSTDSLSFTSLSPAPSTHPTSAVPSFSNKKNKLVKDEHLGYSIDEDEEIIKKIKINELTNNVNVSKRKKDRSKTIIEVHMEVLEKYINEDWENNKEEFLEICIDALVQKDYRTCANLTNDHLITENIENTNDIKNLNILWNKWIEKHRNASEILKKEHWFHNLKNEWKQELAYIHEMKEIKKKSGEKSKVPFFEIEKNLWKQWISKNGTIIKQYLEQDWFKGLAEQLQNMSAECENEDNKNYLSPLNIEEFQQKGNYEELYKYIKKKLLTNLCVLALMTVLEECKKEVYFENRELFLDISINEWKTQKYSGNKQEITENTIEYINSDIENKRNKEFHTHIRRDSFRNEIEDWIGEDDLYARSIVNNGTVEKSIDIAEKHIS, encoded by the exons Atggaaaaatgttttaactcg TACCCAGTTGTTCAGGGTACTACAGcaataaatttgtatttcCAACAAGGATTTAAACAAGTTGGTGCTACTATTATATCTCAAGCCTCTTCtttaaaaagtgaaaataaaaaagaaaaatttagagAAAAATGCAAGAATCTGGCtgattatttaattaattcgaAAGATCCATATAGGCGTTATCAAGAATATATTTGGAAAGGAGCACTAAGAACTTGGTATAGTAAGTACTTTACAGGGATAACACAATATGGTGGATGTTTTATGATCTTTAacaatgaagaaaaagaactTTTAGAATTATTCTATGATGCAGATGATTTCtgcgaaaaaaaagaacaatatatgcaaatactAAGTAagtataaagaaaataatagtagCATATATGACTGTAATGGTGATCagaaatgtataaataaatttacggAATATAATGTGTGGATTAAAGGCAGGGAGgatcattttaataataagaagAGTCTCTTACATTCCAAAtgcaaaaacaaaatagctTTATCCCAATATCCAACAAAAAATT ATCCAGAAAATTCTATACCTCAAAATCAAACTTTATCACTAGTGGAAAATTCTCCAAGTGTGCAACATTCACCTACAGAGATATCCCCTCAACAAGGAGCATCTGAACATTCAGTTAACCAAGATAAAACGAAAGAAAATGTAGTAGAAGAATCTTCAGAATTTGAATCATCAGAGCAAATTACAGATTCTAATTCTCTCCATACACAACAAGAAGACTCTATATTACCATCGTCAATTCCTAAAGATTCTGGAGCATTTTCTAATCCTGAAATTATTTCTCCATCTACTGATTCATTAAGTTTTACCTCACTTTCTCCAGCTCCTTCTACGCATCCTACATCTGCAG TACCTTCATTttctaacaaaaaaaataagcttGTAAAAGATGAGCATTTAGGATACTCAATAGATGAAGATGaagaaatcataaaaaaaattaaaataaatgaacttaCAAATAATGTAAACGTGTCAAAGCGAAAAAAAGACAGATCAAAAACCATAATAGAAGTACATATGGAAGTactagaaaaatatataaatgaagatTGGGAAAACAACAAAGAAGAATTCTTAGAAATATGTATAGATGCGTTAGTACAAAAGGATTATAGAACCTGTGCTAATTTAACGAATGATCATCTAATAAcagaaaatattgaaaataccAACGATATAAAAAACCTCAATATTCTATGGAATAAATGGATAGAAAAACATAGAAATGCTTCtgaaatattgaaaaaagagCATTGGTTTCATAATTTGAAGAATGAATGGAAGCAAGAACTAGCTTATATACAtgaaatgaaagaaataaaaaagaaatctgGAGAAAAATCCAAAGTtccattttttgaaatagaaaaaaatctATGGAAACAGTGGATATCAAAAAATGGTACTATTATAAAACAGTATTTGGAACAGGATTGGTTTAAAGGATTGGCAGAGCAGTTGCAGAATATGTCAGCAGAATGTGAAAAcgaagataataaaaattatttatcaccactaaatatagaagaatttcagcaaaaaggaaattatgaagaattatataaatatataaaaaaaaaattattaacaaatttgTGTGTTCTCGCGCTTATGACGGTATTAGAAGAATGTAAAAAAGAGGTGTACTTTGAAAATAGGGAATTATTTTTGGATATATCCATAAATGAATGGAAGACACAAAAATATTCAGGTAACAAACAAGAAATTACAGAAAATAcaattgaatatattaacagtgatatagaaaataaaagaaataaggaATTCCATACTCATATAAGGAGGGACAGTTTCAGAAATGAGATAGAAGATTGGATAGGAGAAGATGACTTATATGCACGTTCTATAGTTAATAATGGGACAGTAGAAAAATCCATTGATATAGCAGAAAAACACATTTCATAA
- a CDS encoding PIR protein: MASGDPAENENSVTLFLKYKKEFEDVILDIYNRMRGVQGENPGRKCALIEQNKPNFATPCQEVGRYLIEIKENYKSDSFKRCKYLNYRINSDDSYNNSSWFQGYRDFSSKTGNICTDEIKIIHQDVLNKLKQLYSYYDNFSTFNGKDNDSDGNICESVRECYNFYNNNYKECQQNSNDPFCEELINFKNAYDDKMNKFTPCEGLPKILPQIEQTSTQILPPTEDVDYVFVPILTTSIVLLMSFTIFFLYKFTPLKSWIYYRLRKKKIIELNKFQEALSESLQNLHVVVNRNCEVSSHNITYQPQGDT; this comes from the exons atggCATCCGGAGATCCAGCAGAAAAT gAAAATTCCGTaacattatttcttaaatataaaaaggaatttGAAGATGTTATCTTAGATATTTATAACAGGATGCGTGGGGTACAAGGTGAAAATCCTGGAAGGAAATGTGCTCTAATCGAGCAAAATAAACCTAATTTTGCTACACCATGCCAAGAGGTTGGTAGATatttaattgaaataaaggaaaacTATAAATCCGATAGCTTCAAACGTTGTAAATACTTAAATTATAGGATAAATTCAGATgatagttataataattcaAGTTGGTTTCAGGGATATAGAGATTTTTCGTCCAAAACAGGAAATATATGCACAgacgaaataaaaattattcatcaagatgttttaaataaactTAAACAATTATATAGCTATTATGATAATTTCAGCACATTTAATGGTAAAGACAATGACTCCGATGGTAATATTTGTGAAAGTGTTAGAGAATGTTATAActtttataacaataattacAAAGAATGTCAACAAAATAGCAATGACCCTTTTTGTGAGGAGTTAATCAATTTTAAGAATGCATATGatgataaaatgaataaattcaCTCCATGCGAAGGTTTGCCAAAAATATTACCACAAATAGAACAAACTTCAACACAAATATTACCACCTACAGAAGATGTAGATTACGTATTTGTTCCCATTTTAACAACATCTATCGTATTACTAATGTCTTtcactatattttttttatataag TTTACTCCACTGAAATCTTGGATATATTATCgtttacgaaaaaaaaaaattattgaactTAACAAATTTCAAGAAGCATTGAGCGAATCCTTACAAAACCTTCATGTAGTAGTAAATAGGAATTGTGAAGTAAGTTCTCATAATATAACCTATCAACCTCAAGGAGACACTTGa
- a CDS encoding fam-m protein, translating into MKQITKPVLFIKISEFIFLCCICHLKNIIRIIKYPIENCNLARKRNYNNGMFDRKHFFFKNKRIKKKDYDNFLERDRKICDIYLSKIRFRKYRIGVAMFFIFLLLGIGVPVLSSLPSLKEAGESITNNGILKTLKDNVEAWGENVLYYLIIALFSVIMIMLDVMLIVGFYKILRNNEKYNKIKLIKE; encoded by the exons ATGAAACAAATAACTAAACCAgtcttatttattaagatTTCTgagtttatctttttatgttgtatatgtcatcttaaaaatata aTTAGGATTATTAAATATCCAATTGAGAACTGCAATCTTGCCAGGAAAAGAA ATTATAATAACGGAATGTTTGAtagaaaacatttttttttcaaaaacaaacggattaaaaaaaaagattacgATAATTTTCTTGAAAGAGACAGGAAAATttgtgatatatatttaagcaAAATAAGATTTAGAAAGTATAGAATTGGAGTTgctatgttttttatttttctcttgcTGGGAATAGGAGTACCCGTGTTATCAAGTTTACCGTCCTTGAAAGAGGCAGGGGAAAGCATTACAAACAATGGAATATTGAAAACATTGAAAGATAATGTAGAAGCATGGGGAGAAAACGTACTGTACTATCTTATTATAGCATTATTTAGCGTAATTATGATTATGTTAGATGTTATGCTTATAGTAGGGTTCTATAagattttaagaaataatgaaaaatataacaaaattaagttaataaaggagtaa